Proteins found in one Crassostrea angulata isolate pt1a10 chromosome 3, ASM2561291v2, whole genome shotgun sequence genomic segment:
- the LOC128177309 gene encoding hemicentin-2-like, which produces MRCTDWTLIVFVWTRCIGIAYFEETIYRDPMSRVTFYCHPSQTSLQYMWKLVPPQKTETILFTNQANFSSDKYYFLESRYRSWDLVLKTVMKRHTGTYLCQEIVRTGVVTLKNYTLVVNGPPKLSPNIPWLNTVPVIEGNTAELRCDVTGSPPPSISWFAMEDGQIRSIHIEGHILQIRNITRACGTKYVCIAENRLSTKPLLNMTFDLDVQFPAQILLYDAKSPRRDVTSAILNRKLGMEVILRCDVMMYPEVTINWKIRNLKNSQLRKIASYIPGVGISEHDRRKTVYTFKFQVIPNKKVTIFDVIFRTDKEETFSEYVCETEGQQFPSTQKSIKIEKLP; this is translated from the exons ATGCGCTGTACGGACTGGACGTTGATTGTGTTTGTGTGGACACGATGTATTGGGATAGCATACTTTG aggaaACCATTTACAGAGACCCAATGTCCAGGGTAACGTTCTACTGCCATCCTAGTCAG ACGTCTCTACAGTACATGTGGAAACTAGTACCGCCACAGAAaactgaaacaatattgttcACCAATCAAGCGAATTTCTCCAGCGACAAGTACTATTTCTTGGAATCAAGGTATCGTTCCTGGGATCTTGTTTTGAAAACGGTCATGAAGAGGCATACAGGGACTTATTTATGCCAGGAAATTGTTCGCACCGGGGTCGTCACTCTCAAGAACTATACACTTGTTGTCAACG GTCCACCGAAGTTGTCACCAAACATCCCCTGGCTGAATACAGTACCGGTGATTGAAGGAAACACAGCAGAGCTGAGATGTGACGTCACAGGGTCCCCGCCACCTTCCATTAGCTGGTTTGCGATGGAAGACGGACAAATACGAT CAATACACATAGAGGGACATATACTTCAGATACGTAACATCACACGGGCTTGCGGGACAAAATATGTATGCATCGCCGAAAACAGACTCTCAACGAAACCCCTTTTGAATATGACTTTTGACTTGGACGTACAAT TTCCAGCTCAAATATTGCTATACGACGCAAAATCTCCACGTAGGGATGTGACCTCAGCCATACTGAACAGGAAGTTGGGCATGGAAGTGATTTTAAGATGTGATGTCATGATGTATCCGGAAGTAACAATTAACTGGAAAATTAGGAACCTAAAGAACTCCCAATTACGCAAAATAGCCTCATACATACCGGGAGTCGGTATTTCAGAACACGACAGGAGAAAAACTGTTTATACTTTTAAATTCCAGGTCATTCCAAACAAAAAAGTGACAATTTTTGATGTTATCTTTAGAACAGATAAAGAGGAAACTTTCTCGGAGTATGTATGTGAAACGGAGGGACAGCAATTTCcgagtacgcaaaaaagtatcAAAATTGAGAAGCTGCCTTAA
- the LOC128177308 gene encoding putative ankyrin repeat protein RF_0381, translating to MIRTRTFLQREKRKIQADLYEKVVRGEDDIELSFQKYRDLLNEHIIVGTTKRCDCSNVLENHPLKQKNVIEQGLKIVLGNITRGYCTCWENDVNHFYKITASISLVHAAAGFGHIKILNLLKKYSCDINAKTKNNKTPLYYAVKTRQLDIIDYLLSLSVNVNIPVYPEKFTPLHEAIDLRYMDVINKLLTVKCLNINKRNTDGESPLLHAVRISFHEAFESLLKAGANCDVQDEKGNTALMMGVIHGMEYVQPLINKGANLNIKNKRNQTAMTFALQLPMSKKTEMERYLVKNGAEPNVIGDDGNPFTVLASNAGDIDVTQELIKQGVNVASRNARSQTALHGASWNGYTGFVNLLPKIRLECDTRSYDGNTRLSLAVQRNQLEVINKLLPRGCNVNNVDKDGNTPLLYATLNRNLKMVSKLVNAGANPDCRNAQGQTALHIAAWNGYTDIVDLLLKTGMEQDTRTNDGNTPLSLAAHGNHLEVINMLLPLGCNVNNVDKDDDTPLLYATFNSNLKMVCKLVNAGADPDCRNHHNTTPLWNAIYKNDQDTIRYLLVKNVELEVSSRGIDHHARSDVATLIYPVPRSLLYVAALQCSVDVVMTLILAGYNIYKELIPYDISTPMRGVLIKFSSSPSSLLSICRVFFRRRFKGNVKENVSSLNIPENLKNSLMLKNFIPEEFFKM from the exons aaaaaagaaagaTCCAGGCGGATCTATATGAAAAAGTAGTCAGGGGAGAAGATGATATTGAATTATCGTTCCAAAAATATAGAGACCTGCTGAATGAACACATTATTGTGG GTACAACCAAGAGGTGTGATTGTTCAAACGTTTTGGAGAATCATCCACTAAAGCAGAAAAATGTCATTGAACAAGGACTGAAGATCGTGCTAGGAAATATTACCAGGGGATACTGCACCTGTTGGGAAAATGACGTAAACCATTTCTACAAAATCACCGCCTCTATAAGCCTGGTGCATGCCGCTGCAGGGTTTGGacacattaaaattttgaatttactgaaaaaatacAGTTGTGATATCAATGCCAAGACAAAGAATAACAAAACACCCTTATATTATGCAGTGAAGACTCGACAGTTAGATATCATAGACTACTTACTAAGCTTAAGTGTTAATGTTAACATTCCTGTTTATCCTGAAAAATTCACTCCACTTCATGAAGCAATTGATTTACGGTACATGGATGTCATTAATAAACTTTTAACtgtaaaatgtttgaatataaacaaaagaaacacCGATGGAGAATCCCCCCTTCTTCACGCCGTTCGTATTTCTTTCCACGAGGCATTTGAGTCTCTTTTGAAGGCAGGAGCAAACTGCGATGTCCAGGATGAGAAGGGAAACACTGCTTTAATGATGGGAGTCATTCATGGTATGGAGTATGTCCAACCACTTATCAATAAAGGGGCAAACctcaacataaaaaataaaaggaatcAAACTGCAATGACATTTGCCCTGCAACTACCTATGTCAAAGAAAACAGAAATGGAGAGGTATTTAGTCAAGAATGGAGCAGAACCCAATGTGATTGGAGATGATGGTAACCCGTTCACTGTACTTGCAAGCAATGCAGGTGACattgatgtcacacaggaaCTAATCAAACAAGGGGTAAACGTAGCATCCAGAAATGCTCGAAGTCAAACTGCCTTGCATGGAGCTTCATGGAATGGTTATACCGGTTTTGTTAATCTGCTGCCGAAAATAAGATTAGAATGTGACACGAGGAGCTATGATGGTAACACTCGATTGTCCTTGGCTGTCCAAAGAAACCAACTTGAAGTTATTAACAAATTGCTTCCTCGAGGTTGTAATGTTAACAACGTGGACAAGGATGGCAACACCCCTCTATTGTATGCTACACTCAACCGCAACTTAAAAATGGTCTCCAAGTTAGTTAATGCTGGTGCCAACCCAGACTGTAGAAATGCACAAGGTCAAACTGCCTTGCATATAGCCGCATGGAATGGCTATACAGATATTGTTGATCTGTTGCTCAAAACAGGAATGGAGCAAGACACACGGACTAATGATGGCAACACTCCACTGTCCTTGGCTGCTCATGGAAACCATCTTGAAgttatcaacatgttgctacCTCTGGGATGTAATGTTAACAATGTCGACAAAGATGACGACACGCCACTACTGTATGCCACATtcaacagcaatttaaaaatggTCTGCAAGCTGGTGAACGCTGGTGCAGATCCAGACTGTAGAAACCATCACAACACCACCCCACTGTGGAATGCTATCTACAAAAATGACCAGGATACCATCAGATATTTACTTGTAAAGAATGTGGAACTGGAGGTGTCATCGCGAGGCATAGACCACCATGCTCGATCAGACGTTGCCACTCTAATATACCCCGTGCCGAGATCACTGCTTTATGTGGCAGCCCTTCAGTGTTCTGTCGATGTAGTGATGACTCTCATTCTGGCTGGCTATAACATTTACAAGGAATTGATCCCATACGACATTTCAACACCAATGCGTGGGGTGCTAATTAAATTTTCTTCCTCTCCCTCTAGTCTTTTGTCCATTTGCAGAGTGTTTTTTAGAAGAAGGTTTAAGGGAAATGTGAAAGAAAATGTTAGTTCTTTGAATATTCctgaaaatctaaaaaatagTCTGATGTTGAAAAATTTCATTCCAGAAGAATTTTTCAAGATGTAG